A single region of the Malus sylvestris chromosome 8, drMalSylv7.2, whole genome shotgun sequence genome encodes:
- the LOC126632891 gene encoding probable WRKY transcription factor 17: MTVELMNFPKMEDQKAIQEAASQGLQSMEHLIRFLSHQQQHPNNQSARLDCTDITDHTVSKFKKVISLLNRTGHARFRRGPAQPVQPVHFSSSHPSPSQTLSLAPALNLTPTPAPVPVTAPAVVQQATIESSFGQSQPHSMTLDFTRPNAFASNPKSAEIEFAKDNFSVSSGSSFMSSAITGDGSVSNGKLGSSIFLAPAPAVSGAKPPLSTAPFKKRCHEHDHSDDTSCKFSASGSASASGKCHCSKRRKNRVKKTIRVPAISSKIADIPPDEYSWRKYGQKPIKGSPYPRGYYKCSTVRGCPARKHVERAPDDPAMLIVTYEGEHRHAPESVGLVYEST, translated from the exons ATGACGGTGGAGCTGATGAACTTCCCGAAGATGGAGGATCAGAAGGCCATCCAGGAAGCCGCATCGCAAGGATTGCAGAGCATGGAGCACCTGATCCGGTTCCTCTCCCACCAGCAGCAACACCCAAACAACCAATCGGCCCGCCTGGACTGTACGGACATCACCGATCACACCGTCTCCAAGTTCAAAAAGGTCATCTCCCTCCTCAATCGGACGGGCCATGCCCGGTTCCGACGCGGTCCGGCTCAACCGGTTCAGCCCGTCCACTTCTCTTCTTCTCATCCCTCACCTTCACAAACACTGAGCTTAGCTCCGGCTCTAAATCTTACTCCGACTCCCGCGCCGGTTCCGGTAACTGCTCCTGCGGTTGTTCAGCAGGCTACGATCGAGTCGAGTTTCGGCCAATCGCAGCCGCACAGCATGACGCTCGACTTCACGAGGCCTAATGCCTTCGCCTCGAACCCGAAGAGCGCGGAGATTGAATTCGCAAAGGATAACTTCAGCGTCTCGTCAGGCTCGTCGTTCATGTCGTCGGCGATCACCGGAGATGGCAGCGTTTCGAACGGGAAGCTGGGATCGTCGATCTTCTTGGCTCCCGCTCCGGCCGTGTCCGGCGCGAAGCCTCCTCTCTCAACGGCGCCGTTTAAGAAGAGGTGTCACGAGCACGACCACTCCGACGACACGTCGTGCAAGTTTTCCGCCTCAGGATCTGCTTCCGCTTCCGGCAAGTGCCATTGCTCCAAGAGAAG GAAAAATCGGGTGAAGAAAACGATTCGCGTGCCGGCGATTAGTTCAAAAATCGCCGATATTCCACCGGACGAGTACTCCTGGAGAAAGTACGGTCAGAAGCCGATCAAGGGCTCGCCTTACCCAAG GGGATATTACAAGTGCAGTACGGTGAGGGGGTGCCCGGCGAGGAAACACGTGGAGCGGGCTCCGGATGATCCGGCGATGCTGATCGTAACGTACGAAGGGGAGCACCGTCACGCGCCGGAGAGCGTGGGGTTGGTGTATGAGTCAACGTGA